Proteins encoded together in one Ictidomys tridecemlineatus isolate mIctTri1 chromosome 3, mIctTri1.hap1, whole genome shotgun sequence window:
- the Inca1 gene encoding protein INCA1 isoform X2 encodes MQVQADGDNLIPFAKCSRVVSRSPPPSLPSQSLTSTSQRYGNVFWENLCQRPSPTWTEEQYIPPMLRNSGYSQPGLYPLEGLPPPEMLCRRKRRRSHLEGMKQGPGSIPARVRAVSYHLEDLRKRQRTMDELKKAQWGNSRAASEPLVLDEEGCGFPSTTEYPDLEEEKATYPQEENHFVTPGRDQLLWSPWSPWSQEGGCASRRLSSTSYSTVTARRNPVYNSWGMELESEE; translated from the exons GTGTTCCAGAGTGGTCAGCCGATCTCCACCCCCGAGCCTCCCTTCCCAGAGCCTCACATCAACATCCCAGCGTTATGGAAATGTCTTCTGGGAGAATCTTTGCCAAAGGCCCAG CCCCACCTGGACAGAGGAACAGTATATTCCACCCATGCTG AGAAATAGTGGCTACTCTCAGCCTGGCCTGTACCCTCTTGAGGGACTCCCACCCCCTGAGATGCTttgcagaagaaagagaagaagatcACATTTGGAGGGAATGAAGCAGGGACCTGGGAGTATCCCAGCCCGGGTAAGGGCTGTCTCTTATCACCTGGAGGACCTGAGGAAGCGCCAGAGAACCATGGATGA ACTGAAGAAGGCCCAGTGGGGCAACTCTAGGGCAGCATCTGAGCCTCTTGTGCTTGACGAAGAAGGCTGTGGATTCCCCAGCACTACTGAATATCCTGATCTGGAAGAGGAGAAGGCAACCTATCCACAGGAAGAGAACCATTTTGTCACTCCTGGAAGGGACCAG CTGCTTTGGTCTCCCTGGAGTCCCTGGAGCCAGGAAGGTGGTTGTGCCTCCAGAAGGCTGAGCTCTACGTCCTACAGCACTGTCACAGCCAGAAGGAACCCCGTGTACAATTCCTGGGGCATGGAGTTGGAGTCTGAGGAGTAA